The genomic region CAAACTCAGATAGCGCTTCCAATCTATTCTCAACATCAAAAAATCCTGGCTGTGACATTTATAAACCCTCCAAAAATAACCAACTATCTCTTTATATCAGATGTTTACGTCATGTCTAGAGGTTAATAGAGGCGCCCAATTCTTCATAAAATGGTTTTATTGCTTCAGTTCGGCACCGTTCAGTGCTAGCAATAGCAGACAATGAAATCATAGAGAGACTTCATGATAGAATCCTATTTAAGGCCACGATACCAGAAGGCTTTCGTTGACCCGGTTGCGAAGAAAGTCAGCAATTTCCTGTCTCCCAATTTTGTTACATTCGTTGCCTGTCTCTGCGGAATTGCCGTTTTCCCCGCCGTCTATTTTCAGCAATATGGGGCGGCTTGCTTCATTCTACTTCTCTCAGGATACTTTGACACCCTAGATGGCACCATCGCACGCCTTAAGGGGGATACTTCACCCACAGGATCCGTATTTGATATCACAGCAGATCGCATCGTAGAGCTGGTCGTTATCTTTTCCCTTCTGTATGTGGACCCCATTTCCAGAGCCATCCCAGCGTTCTGGATGTTGGGAAGTATTCTATTGTGTGTCACAGCCTTTCTGGTGGTGGGTATCTTTTCTGAGAACACAAGTAATAAGGGCTTTTTCTATAGCCAGGGCATCATGGAACGCGTCGAGGCTTTTGCTTTTTTTATCCTCATGCTGCTCTACCCAGAATGGTTTTCCACTCTGGCCTGGATTTTTTCAAGCCTGGTCATTTTGACGGCTTTTATTCACGTCTTTTGTTTTTGGAAAGCTTCTAAAACAGCCGATTAAGCATTTTTACAATCCACTTGGTACGTTCTGAAAACAACATGGGTTTGAAATAAGATCCCGCCACTATTTTAGAGATTTCTCCTCGTGTCGGATAAGGCGCAATCAAGCTAGCCATATGGCCTATTTTCATTTTTCTAGACACCATAAGACACCAAGGGAGAATAAGTTCACCTGCATGGCGGCTTACAATCGTGGCACCAAGAACTCGGCCTCGCTTTGTGGTAAGCACTTTTATACGCCCATCAATTTCTCGTTCCGCCTGAGCACGATCATTTTCTTCAAAGCTTTGCTCTAAAATCCTGACATCGGCATGTTTTGCTTTTGCTTGCTGCTCACTTAAACCCACATGAGCCAATTCAGGATCTGTGTAGGTCACCCAAGGAATGGCATCATAGTTCACAGTTGCCGGCAATCGGAACAGGGCATTTCTCAGCACCACACCTGCATGATAATTTGCAAAGTGTGTAAATTGATAGGGTCCGACAACATCACCGATAGCAAAGACACGCTTGTTACTGGTCCTTAGTCTTTTATCCACCCCAATTCCCTGGGGTGTATACTCTATGCCTGCTTTTTCAAGATCAAGCCCATTCACATTGGGCGTCCGACCCGCCGCTACCAATAGATGGCTGCCCTTAATTTGCTTGCGTTCTCCCCCATCATCTATTTGAATGATATAGCCTGCATTACCTTTTGCCACATTAAGAATACGAATTTCTTCTCTTATATCAGCCCCTTCTTCCAAAAGCCGTACTCTAATAACTTGAGTCAACTTTGGATCATCTTTATCCAGTATTGGTAGGGCCGAAAGGATACACACTTTGCTTCCAAAACGTAAAAATGCCTGAGAAAGCTCACACCCTATGGGGCCTCCTCCAATAACCAACAGGTCTTTAGGCAATTCTTTCAAATCAAAAATTGTCTCGTTGGTATGGTAGGATACTTTATCCAAGCCAGGAATAGGCGGGACCATGGGAGAAGAGCCTGTTGCAATGACAAATCGCCGCGCTCTAATGATTTGCTTGCCTACTTTAACTTCCCTCTCATTTTCGAATTGAGCACCACCCTCGATGACTTTCACCCCCAAGCCTTCAAATCTTTCGACTGAATCCTTCGGGGCTATGGATTGGATAACAGAATGAACATGTTCCCAAACTTTTTTATAGTCTACGGTTACCTTCTCTACGTTGATCCCAAGTTCTTTCCCTTTTTTAATTTCGCTCATGATATGGGCCGCCGACAGCAAAGCCTTAGAAGGAACACAGCCGTAGTTGAGACAATCTCCTCCCATTTTCCCTTTTTCGATCAATACGACCGAAGCTCCCATTTGGGCAGCCCCTGCTGCAACGGAAAGTCCTCCGGATCCGGCCCCAATTACACAAAGGTCTGCCTCAATAATATTGCTCATCCTCTCCTGCCTTTCAGATAATTGTACGCAATGGGTAAAAGAGACAGCAAAGCCAATCCTCCCAAAGCAAATAAGACCTTGGGCTCATATAATATCTGTACTGTGCTAGAAGGCTCCATTTCCAGGGCACCCCCGATACCATCGCCAACTAAGGCATAGACAGCCGTCCCAGGAATGATTCCTAAGAATGTAGCAACAACGTAGATAGAAAAGCGAATATTTAGCATCGCTGCAGCAATATTTACGACCCAAAAAGGAAAGATAGGAATAAGGCGCACAGTCATTAAATAGGACCAGGCGTTTTTCTGAAACCCGCGTTCCATATTTTTGATGAGCCCGCCTGCTTTTCGCTTTAGAATATCTCCAAAAGCACTTCTTGCCGCCAAAAATAATACGATCGCACCCGCCGTAGCACTTAAGACCACATAGAAAGTTCCCCAATAGACTCCGAACAGAAATCCTCCCGTGATTGTCAGAATTGAGGCACCAGGCAAGGAAAAGGAGACGGCTAAGATATAGGTGAGCATAAAAACTAAAACGGCCAAAAAATAATGGACCTCTGTCCATTGTACGAGGAACGCTCTGTGGGCTTGAAGAGCAGATAGACTCAGATACTCTTCGCCCCCCAATGCAAAGAAACTCAGCAATCCCATCAAAAGAATTGAAATAGGCAGATATTTCTTAAAGAAACTGGCTTTAATTCTTGACATAGACCCCCTGCATTTTTCGTGCTTATGGCTCATTTTAACACAAAAGGGAGATCTTGAGTACTGACTACAATCGACTCTTTATCTTCACGATTCTCTCATAAGAGTGATCAATCTCTTCCTCAGAGATATCTCCTCTTGAGACAGATTCCTTCACCATTTCAATGATTCGGTGGGGCAAACTCACGTCAGCTTCAACGCTACCCTTTAAAGCCGCCAAAGGATTATTGGAAAAAATCAGAATATCATTACCAGCCTTTATGGCACGGATGGTGGCCTCTTGAGTGCCAAAATTATCGTATATAGCCCCCATATGAAGGTCATCCGTTATCACCACACCATCATACTTAAGTTGCTTTCTCAGAATATCTTGAATCACGTGTGGTGAAAGGGTGGCGGGAAGGGCTTTGTCCCAGTGGGCATTTACAAGATGGGCTGTCATGATCATATCAACCATGTTTTTCTGGATTAAGCTTTTGAAAGGTTCCAGTTCTCTTTCTTGCCAAGTTTGGGTCACATCAATAAGCCCCTCATGGGTATCGCCCTTTGCTGTTCCATGACCGGGGAAATGTTTTAAGGATGTCAGCACTCCTGCTCCATGGTGAGCTTCTATAAAGGCTTTGGCATATTTTTCAACAGTCTTTACATCACTTCCAAAACTTCTCTCAATTTCTCCAATGATAGGACACATGGGGCCACTTAGGGGGTCCAAATCCACAACGGGAGAAAAGTTTAGGTTAAAGCCAAAATTTGCCACATACTGGGCAAAAGAGCTGTAGTATTTTTTGGCTTCATCAAAAGATTTGCAGTCAGATTCCACCGCTTTAGGAGATTTAAACGAAACAAATGCCCCGGCTCCCTGATCATCCCTATCCATAAATCCACTACGGGGATATAGACGCTGCACTTTTCCACCTTCTTGATCAACGGAAACAAATAGAGGCAAAACGGTTTCAAGCTTTCGAAAACCGTTTGCCAACTCCTTAAGCTGAGCAGGTGATTCTATATTCCTCCCAAAGAGAATCACACCACCAATAAGGCCTTGTTCGGCCTGTTGATAAACTTCTTGAACCCAGGGATCACTCAAGGACGTTCCACAGAACCCTACCAGAATTTTTTGGCCGATTTTTCGTGTAAGAGTATCTTCTGAAATTATTTTACTCACTTATTCATCACCCCCATCAAAGACTTTTTTGAAAATACCGGGGGCAAGAACAGAAAGAGGATTCACGGAAACACTAGGATCTCCTTTTTCCCCACCTATAGCATAATTAAAGCCCAAAAAGCCCTCCCCTTCTCCACCGGTCAAAATGGGGCCTATAAGGGGGATCTTCTTTACCAAGGCACTAAACATATAGGCAGGCGCAACACTTCCAGAGAGCTTCAACTGATCAGTTTTTCGATCGATTGTACCAGCGAGTGTTATGCCAATGGACGATCCCTTGGCATAGCCTTCACTTATCTTAAAAACATCTTCCTGTGCCTCAAAAGTAATCTCAGACATTGAGAATGGAACGCCACTGCCCGTAAGGATATTCAGCAATCCGCTGAGGGATACCATGGATAATACTTTTGCCAAAATTGGCTCATCAACGACTTTAAAGTCTTCCAGTTGTATAGTCCCTGTCAAAGGAGTCTTGTAGTCAACTGAGTGTCTTTCACCTTTTACCTCTAAGGTTCCCCCAACCACGGAATCTGTAAAATTCAAAGCACTCAAAAAAGCACCTCCATCGTCTGCATTGATGGTAAGCGTTTGTCCGTCCTCTTTCTTCGTCGGCAAAAACTTAATCTCAAATTTTGCAGGTTTGGATGTTTCTGCATCGGGAAGCAGGCCAAACAAGTCAACTTGTGTCCAATAACCCTTGGATCGCACAGCCAACCCTTTGACTGAACCTAATGCCCCCTCCCCTCCAAACTGAAGCTTTTGAACGTCAAGTGTCACCCTCATGGAGGCAAACATATCGGATTCGCCCTCCCCTTCCATAAAAGGACCCAGATTAAGCAAGTCCCCCTTACAGGAAATAGTATACTGGCCATCTGATTCTTTCTTGAGCGCACCGTTTAATTCGCCAGCACCCGCTTTCAAAAAGATAAAGCTTGCTGAATCAAGCTTTGACGCCTCATCAAAAAAAGCTTTTCCTTGAATCGTTGCGCCTCCTCCTGAAAGCACAAAGCGTGGTAACGCTGAGAATCCCCCCTGTTTCAGAGTCACTTCAATTTCAGCTTCTCCTGGGATCCCAATAGACTTTTCCCAAACCAATGGCTCAATATTCACGCGGCTTCGCATAAGATCGAGTTTCGCATTTATACTCGCAGCGTCGGGGCTTGTCTTGATATAAGAAACTTCAGCCCCCATCATCCCTTCAATATAGGGACTTAAATTCACACCAAATTCTGCAAAATCCCTATGTGATATTCGGCCCGAAAGTTTAAGTTGTGTTGTGAATGGCGAATCCGACGAAAAAACCTCTTCCCACGATAAAGAAACCGCCGCATTATTTATATTTCCATCTCCAGTCAATAGCAGGCGTTCAGTGGTGACATCTAAATCCAGACTTTGGCTTGTAAATTTATGGTCCTTATTCTGGATGGAAATTTGGTAACTTGCCTCTAAAAGTTTTGCTTGCGCATGAAGCTTAATATCGCCCAAGGACAACTTTTGGAGAAGTGGGAATCTTAAATTAAGAGATGCATTTGCGTCGCCTTCAAAAGCGTCTGTTTTGAGGCCCAGTTTGTCTACATAATTTAAGGGATCGTGATTAATAAACTTAAGCACCTTCTTTAAGGGCCCCTCTATATCCAGCGTGATATCTGCATCTTGATCTTCTTCTGAAAGATCTGTCAAAAGGATTTCTCCCCCTGTAACATGTAATCCACTTACATCTCCCGATGTAGCATGAATCTTGAATTGCTCATGGGTGAAATCGCAAACCCCATCGACATTTTCCACTGGAGGCATGCCCTTAATATAGCTGACCGTAGTTCCTTTGAATTGTATCCCACCGGATAGAGTCAAATCCTCCACAGCGCCCTGGAGGTGCACATGTGCAGAGGGAATAATCCCTTTAGAGAGGTTCTCTGTCACCCACTCCCTAGCATTTCGACCCAACTGCTTGGGCCATAATGACTCAAGATCATTCACTGGCACGTCCTTAAGCGATACATCTGCATTCAAAGAAAACATTGGCTCTTGATGAAGAGAAGAATATTTCCAGTCAAGGCTTCCCTCCAAAAGAATCTGCACGCCAGAAAGAGAAATAGAAAAGCTATCTATGGTAATTTTTTCTGGGGATATGAGACCACTTCCGCCAAACAGATCTAATGTCTGAGGTCTGGCAAAATGATTTGGGCTATCTATTTTCCCGTCATTTCCCTTTATGTCGAAGCCTATATTGGAAGACCTTGAATCCGATTTGTACAAGGAAACCTGAAAATTCTTTACCTGAAGCTCTCCTAACTCATCATCATATAAATCAAGAGTCCCTTGACGCAGATTTAAAACCGTAAAAATATTCAACGTTTTTATGACAAGTGGATAAATATCTTCAAACGAATACTGGGAATCAATCTCTACGGCACCCTTTTGGTATTTTAAGCGAATAGAAGGACGGAGAATCTCAACTTCTTCCGCATCTATCTGTCCCACAAAAATTTTGAAAAAGTTTAGAGAAACAGTCATGTTTGGAATATGTAAGACGGTTTCAGTTTCTTCTTTTACATGGACCTCTTCAAGATGAATATTTACGGGATGTTCATAGTCAGCATAAGTCAACGTTATGCCACTAACAGAAAGATTATAAGGATTAATTTTTGACTGAAGCGACTGTTCTATAGCAGGCGCAAAATAACTTAAATCAAGAGGTCCCCATGCCAAACGACCAACCAAAAGAACCGCAAAAGCGGTACATACGAGAAGAATAGCAGCCAGAAAACGTAGGATAAAAAAAGAAA from Alphaproteobacteria bacterium harbors:
- a CDS encoding glycoside hydrolase family 3 protein, which gives rise to MSKIISEDTLTRKIGQKILVGFCGTSLSDPWVQEVYQQAEQGLIGGVILFGRNIESPAQLKELANGFRKLETVLPLFVSVDQEGGKVQRLYPRSGFMDRDDQGAGAFVSFKSPKAVESDCKSFDEAKKYYSSFAQYVANFGFNLNFSPVVDLDPLSGPMCPIIGEIERSFGSDVKTVEKYAKAFIEAHHGAGVLTSLKHFPGHGTAKGDTHEGLIDVTQTWQERELEPFKSLIQKNMVDMIMTAHLVNAHWDKALPATLSPHVIQDILRKQLKYDGVVITDDLHMGAIYDNFGTQEATIRAIKAGNDILIFSNNPLAALKGSVEADVSLPHRIIEMVKESVSRGDISEEEIDHSYERIVKIKSRL
- a CDS encoding CDP-alcohol phosphatidyltransferase family protein translates to MIESYLRPRYQKAFVDPVAKKVSNFLSPNFVTFVACLCGIAVFPAVYFQQYGAACFILLLSGYFDTLDGTIARLKGDTSPTGSVFDITADRIVELVVIFSLLYVDPISRAIPAFWMLGSILLCVTAFLVVGIFSENTSNKGFFYSQGIMERVEAFAFFILMLLYPEWFSTLAWIFSSLVILTAFIHVFCFWKASKTAD